CGCGATTTCCGGCAGACCCAAACCTTTGCGCAGCGGATTGTGATGGGCGAGGGCGCGGGCGATCTTGTCGTCGAGCGTATCGGGCTCGGCCAGATCCATCAGCCGGATGGAGCGGCGGCCGACCTTGTCCTCGTAAGCGGGGCCGATGCCGCGCTTCGTCGTGCCGATCTTGGCGCCGCCGCCGGCGGCCTCCTCGCGATGCGCGTCGAGCTCGCGATGCAGCGACAGGATGAGCGGCGCATTCTCGGCGATCTTGAAATTGGCGGGCGTGATCTCGACGCCCTGCTCCCGCAGCCGCTCGATCTCTCCGACGAGAAAGTGCGGATCGACCACGACGCCATTGCCGACGACCGAGAGCTTGCCGGGGCGAACGATGCCGGAGGGCAGCAAAGCGAGCTTGTAGGTCGCGCCGTCGATGACGAGCGTATGGCCGGCATTGTGGCCGCCCTGGAAGCGCACGACCACGTCCGCCTCCACCGACAGCCAGTCGACGATCTTGCCCTTGCCCTCGTCGCCCCACTGGGCGCCGACCACCGCCACATTCGCCATGATCTTGTCTTCGCGCTTCAAAAAACGGAAAAAGCCCCGCGCGGTAACGCGAAGGGCTCGTTACCGGCAGGGTTTAGCGCAGGAACGCCGGGCGGTAAAGACCCGCCGCGGGGCCGCCTCCGGAACTTCCCGCCGCCTCGCCGGTTGCCCGTGGGCAGGAGGAGGCCTCCCTTATGACCGACGCGACCATAGCCGCCGACCGGGTCCAGAACCACACATCCGACGCCGTCAACCGCATGATCCACGAGGAGATGCTGGAGCGGCTCGTCTATTTCGCGCTGCATCCCGGCCGCATTGGCGAGCGGCTCTCTGAGCTCGATCGCGAATGGGACGTCGAGCGGGCGCTCGAGGCCAACGCCTCCACCGTCGCCCTCGCCGGTCTCGCGCTTGGCCTTCTCGGCGACCGGCGATGGCTCGCGATTCCGGTCGCCGTCGCGGGCTTTCTCCTTCAGCACGCCGTTCAAGGCTGGTGCCCGCCTCTGCCCGTGCTGCGGCGGCTCGGCTTTCGCACCAGCCATGAGATCGATCAGGAGCGCTATGCGCTGAAGGCGCTGCGCGGCGATTTCCAGAAAGTGGAGAAGGCGATGCTCCGTCTGCAGGAAACGCTGCGCGAGCACAGGGTCTAGCCGCGCGCGGGGAAAGCCCGGGCCGGACGCTCCCCGCCAAACAAGGCTTTCAGACGGCGCGGGACGCAAGGGCTGGGCGAACGGAAATTCCTTCGCGAGGGCGCCGCGCCGCCGCGCTGAAGCGCCGCTACCGGCAAAGCGCGTCGAGACCGACATCGACGAGACGAACGAGCGCGATCGTCGTCGCGACGAGGCCGAGGATCGATGCGCTGACGACCAGGACGTCGCAAAACGCCAGTTCCGGTTCGACAGGTAAAGCCGTGCGCTTCGGCTCGCATTCCACCCGGCGCCGCGGCGGATCGCCAGCGCTCGGCCCGCGCTGCGGGATGGCGACATCCCCGCGCCCATATGTCAGAAGCCTGCGCGCCATCGAAACCGGCGCCCCGCAATTGATCTCGATGATGAAGGGCATCACAAAATTCCCCGCCTGTCGTAGCCAACGCGCCACAGGCAAGAAGCGTGCGCAGAGGTCCTTCAATGTGGAAAATGAGATTTTCCTTGGCCTGATGCAAAACTTATCTGTTTATGCTATGTATAATCAGTTACGATCTAAGTTATATGTTTCAAATTCTACATATATTTGCAAATGCGGCCGCCATCATGCCAAAAATATATATTACGAATATTGATCAGGCCGCTCCATCAACGCGAGCGAAACGAAGCAATCCAGATGGGCGCCGCCGTTCTTGATCGCGTCGCAGAGCGCAGTCCGTCGGACTGCAACCGCAAGACATGCAGGGATTGCGACAGGCGCGTTCGCAAGCAGACATTTTAAAACGGACGGAGCGCGTCCCTTTCCAACGCTGCAAAGCTCGATACGCTATATATATCTACAACATCACGATGACCGCCGAGTTGGCCCGTCCCTTGCTCCGCTCCATGCGCGGACAAAGGGCCTCACCATGGACGATCTCATCCCAAGCGGCTTTCTCTCGGACCGGACCGACCGGTTCGCCATCATACTCGGGACAAACGAGATCGCCTCGGCGATCGCCGTGCGGCTCTCCTGGGCGCGCTTCCGGGTCGTGTTGAGCCACGATCCTTTTCCGCCGGTCATCCGGCGCGGCATGGCCTTTCACGACGCGCTCTTCGACGATCGCGCGGAGGTCGACGGGATTGTCGGCGAGCGCGCCGACTCCGCGATCGAACTCGTCCACGCCCTCGCCGGTCCCGGACGCGTCGCCGTCACCCATCTTCCGCTGACGGATCTCATCACGCTGCGCAGTCCCACCATCGTCGTCGACGCGCGCATGCAGAAGCATCGCGTCACGCCCGATCTGCGCGGCGTGGCGCGGCTGGCCATCGGGATCGGCCCGAAATTCGGCGCGCGGACGAATTGCGACATCGCCATCGAGACGCATCCCAAGCGGACGGGCGATCTTGTCGCCGACGGCGAGACGCTGCTCGCCGACGGCGTCGCCCGCACGCTCGGCGGCGCGGGGAAGGAGCGCTTCATCTATTCGACTCGGGCAGGCGCATGGCGCACGCCGCTGGACATTGGCGGGATGGTCTTCAAGGACTATGTCGTCGGCTATCTCGACGGACTGCCGCTGCGGGCGCCGATGGACGGCTATCTTCGCGGGATCGCGCGCGACGGCGCGCTGGCGCCCGGGGGCGTCAAGCTTGTCGAGATCGACCCGCGCAGGCGGCAGGCCTGCTGGACCGGGACGGACGAGCGCGGACGGGCGATTGCGGAGGCGGTCGTCGACGCGGTGGAGCGGACTCCCTTCCTGGACATCACCGCGAAGGCCCGGGCCTCCCTCCACTGAGGCGGGCGCGCGGCCCGTCTCTTTGACATTCGGCGAAATATGTCGAGATTGATGGCGTCAGCTTCGAGACGGACGCCTTGCGCATGTCGCCCACGAGAAAAATCGACGCCCTCCTTGCGCTGCGCAGCGAGGGAAAGCTCCTCATCGGGCGCGACCGAATCAAGGTTCTCGAGGCCGTCGCCGAGCACAAGAGCATCTCCAAAGCCGCCAAGGCGGTCGGCTTCAGCTACAAGGCCGCGTGGGACGCGGTCACCGCCATCAACAATCTGCTTCCCAGCCCCGCTTTCGTGACGAAGGCCGGCGGCAAGAGCGGCGGCGGCGCGGAGGTCACGGCGGAAGGCCTGAAGCTGATCGAGACCTTCCACAAGCTGGAAGACCGGCTGTCCCGAATTTCGTCGATGATCGCGGCGGAAGGCCTGGATGGGCAGGACGATTTTCCGCTCTGGAGCCTCGGACTGCGCATCTCGGCGCGCAACCTGTTTCGCGCGGAAGTCGTCTCGGTCAAGAAATGGCCGGTCGACGTCGAAGTGACGCTGCAGATTTCCGGCGAACACAAAATCTACTCGGTGATCACCAATGACGGCGCGGAGGATCTCGATCTTCGTCCGGGCCGAAAAGTCGTCGCGCTGGTCAAATCCTCCTTCGTCGAACTGGCCTCGTCCGGCCAGTCGTCCGACGATTCGCGAAATCTTTTCACTGGGGTCGTCTCCCGCCGCACCGACGCGGAGCGCAATTGCGAATTGCTGATCGACATCGGCGCAGGCAAAACCATGACGGCCGTCCTTCCCCGGCGCGACGTCGAGTCGATGGGCCTGGACGAAGGCAGCCAGGTGACCGCGCGCTTCGCGCCGGAGGACGTCATCCTCGCCGCCGACTGAGACCGCGCGTCACGCGCGCCTCCGGCCCGCTTTCCCTCATCAAATCGCCTATCGCTATATTGAATGCGTATATAATGTGTTGCCTCGCGGCAACAGGTCGCGAAGCTTTGCCGGAAAAGCCTTACTGAACGGCTTTTTGTCTGCAATTTCAGCTAAAGCGTAATTGACAGCGTCTCGTCGTTTAATTTTATTTCATCGTTATGTGCTTACATCATATAGCGATCTTGCGTTCGCTCCGCCCCGCGCTCGCCGCCCCCGCCCTCCTCGTCTTCTGCGCGCTCGCGCCCGCGAATGGCGAGGAACGAAAGATCGTCGTCGTGACCAGCTTCCCCGAAGAGCTGACGACGCGCTACGAACAGGAATTCGAGAA
The nucleotide sequence above comes from Methylocystis parvus OBBP. Encoded proteins:
- a CDS encoding TOBE domain-containing protein; amino-acid sequence: MSPTRKIDALLALRSEGKLLIGRDRIKVLEAVAEHKSISKAAKAVGFSYKAAWDAVTAINNLLPSPAFVTKAGGKSGGGAEVTAEGLKLIETFHKLEDRLSRISSMIAAEGLDGQDDFPLWSLGLRISARNLFRAEVVSVKKWPVDVEVTLQISGEHKIYSVITNDGAEDLDLRPGRKVVALVKSSFVELASSGQSSDDSRNLFTGVVSRRTDAERNCELLIDIGAGKTMTAVLPRRDVESMGLDEGSQVTARFAPEDVILAAD
- a CDS encoding DUF2892 domain-containing protein, with the translated sequence MTDATIAADRVQNHTSDAVNRMIHEEMLERLVYFALHPGRIGERLSELDREWDVERALEANASTVALAGLALGLLGDRRWLAIPVAVAGFLLQHAVQGWCPPLPVLRRLGFRTSHEIDQERYALKALRGDFQKVEKAMLRLQETLREHRV